A genomic stretch from Desulfatitalea tepidiphila includes:
- a CDS encoding DNA integrity scanning protein DisA nucleotide-binding domain protein codes for MADSNFIRKCINDTGEGLRDGLSHYSGASRVAVIYRVQPEDPPSIFDPQHLLRGHEPILKELYLDRAEWQAKTALSEYMKGFGHFIPEKNLHLAGLVSYGSRSREVAYQMWFTEHHPDVCSVGPTERWLEYAAWRLSHDLANSTELYTGISGSFLREYATHAVRDYIVDQMNIHLGWDTPLRIFPILDAVLSISKTREEHAWPRGRLVFVERGSIEELNYVIRFPANELPILANFKHVCKLLQAVENAPRVLVSDGIFIIGIAEGAMPAFYLVAYFFGQYGYVSIKEEAVCSFSDGSFKSTTRRAKLVQVEEALLESELDNETGSQLYRIVLQLVHHAQANRFGCTLVVDLNWTPVTIAGHKPDDPIDLTSPNSIELAQSLCRVDGALHICRDLKLHGFACLLDGLKLENEDRSRGARFNSALRFTKANANIIVVVVSIDHPVSVIQQGVEINAQCGWSPLPTSVMEPQLLEDWIHSTVHDANIEE; via the coding sequence TTGGCCGATTCCAATTTTATTCGTAAATGCATAAATGACACCGGCGAAGGATTGCGCGACGGTCTTTCTCATTACTCTGGCGCCAGTCGTGTCGCCGTGATTTATAGGGTTCAGCCGGAAGACCCTCCCTCCATTTTCGATCCGCAACATCTATTGCGTGGACATGAACCCATCCTCAAAGAGCTTTACCTGGATCGCGCGGAGTGGCAGGCAAAGACGGCCTTGTCGGAGTATATGAAGGGGTTTGGTCATTTTATTCCTGAGAAGAACTTGCATTTAGCCGGGTTGGTCTCTTACGGCAGCCGTTCGCGAGAGGTGGCTTACCAGATGTGGTTTACCGAGCACCATCCCGATGTCTGCTCCGTCGGTCCCACCGAGCGTTGGCTTGAATATGCCGCCTGGCGTCTGTCGCATGATCTGGCCAACAGCACCGAGCTTTATACCGGCATATCCGGAAGCTTTTTAAGAGAGTATGCCACCCACGCCGTTCGAGATTATATCGTCGACCAGATGAATATCCATTTGGGATGGGATACCCCACTTCGCATTTTTCCCATTCTGGACGCGGTATTGAGCATATCCAAAACACGTGAGGAGCATGCCTGGCCGCGTGGAAGGCTTGTTTTCGTCGAGCGAGGATCCATTGAGGAGCTGAACTACGTGATCCGCTTCCCGGCCAACGAATTGCCGATATTGGCCAATTTCAAGCACGTGTGCAAATTGCTCCAGGCGGTGGAGAACGCCCCGAGGGTCTTGGTGTCTGACGGTATATTCATCATCGGCATTGCCGAGGGGGCGATGCCCGCCTTCTATTTGGTGGCATATTTTTTTGGTCAGTATGGGTATGTATCCATCAAAGAAGAGGCAGTGTGCAGTTTCTCGGATGGCAGCTTCAAATCCACCACCCGTCGGGCCAAGCTGGTACAGGTCGAAGAAGCATTGCTCGAATCGGAGCTGGATAACGAAACCGGAAGTCAACTCTACAGAATTGTCTTGCAGCTCGTGCATCATGCCCAAGCTAACCGTTTCGGATGCACGCTGGTCGTTGATTTGAACTGGACACCTGTAACGATCGCAGGCCACAAGCCTGATGATCCCATTGATCTGACATCGCCCAATTCCATCGAATTGGCCCAGTCCCTCTGCAGGGTGGACGGAGCCCTGCACATCTGCCGGGATTTGAAGTTGCATGGATTTGCATGCCTGCTGGACGGACTAAAACTCGAGAATGAAGACCGATCTCGAGGTGCCAGGTTCAATTCGGCGCTGCGTTTTACAAAGGCCAACGCCAATATCATCGTGGTCGTGGTGTCGATTGATCACCCCGTATCCGTCATTCAGCAAGGCGTTGAAATCAACGCCCAGTGTGGGTGGAGCCCTCTTCCGACATCCGTCATGGAGCCTCAGCTGCTTGAAGATTGGATCCACTCGACGGTTCATGATGCGAACATAGAAGAATAG
- a CDS encoding DUF2179 domain-containing protein: protein MASAVINQVKEQPLLVLFYALGYATGNVVGIVVERKLAFGLIILKVITPDTGRQLADSLRQNGQPVTIFRGEGMYGPVEELYIACRRRDLKWILSDVRRIDPAAFYVIEQARDISKVLRPTYSALGGWRSVAKRK from the coding sequence GTGGCCAGCGCCGTCATCAACCAGGTCAAGGAACAGCCCCTGCTGGTGCTGTTCTATGCCCTGGGGTATGCCACCGGCAATGTGGTCGGCATCGTCGTCGAACGCAAGCTGGCCTTCGGCCTGATCATCCTCAAGGTGATCACCCCCGATACCGGCCGCCAACTGGCCGACAGCCTGCGCCAGAACGGCCAGCCGGTCACCATCTTCCGCGGCGAAGGCATGTATGGCCCGGTCGAAGAGCTCTACATCGCCTGCCGCCGCAGGGATTTGAAGTGGATCCTCAGCGACGTGCGCCGCATCGACCCGGCAGCCTTCTATGTCATCGAGCAGGCCCGGGACATCAGCAAGGTGCTGCGCCCCACCTATTCCGCCCTGGGCGGGTGGCGCTCGGTGGCCAAACGCAAATGA
- a CDS encoding DJ-1/PfpI family protein has translation MAQKKILMIVGDFVEDYEVMVPFQMLLMVGHEVHAVCPDKKAGESVKTAVHDFEGDQTYSEKRGHNFTLNATFDDVAAERYDALVIPGGRAPEYIRLNGRVLEMVRHFASAGKPIAAICHGAQVLAAAGVLEGRSCSAYPAVGPDVTRAGGKYMDIAVDQAHVDGNLISAPAWPAHPQWMSKFLAALGTRIEL, from the coding sequence ATGGCCCAAAAGAAAATATTGATGATCGTCGGCGATTTTGTTGAAGATTACGAAGTGATGGTGCCGTTTCAGATGCTGTTGATGGTCGGCCACGAGGTCCATGCCGTCTGCCCGGATAAAAAGGCCGGGGAATCGGTCAAGACCGCGGTGCACGACTTCGAGGGCGACCAGACTTACAGCGAGAAGCGCGGGCATAACTTTACCCTCAATGCCACCTTCGACGACGTGGCGGCCGAGCGTTACGATGCACTGGTGATTCCCGGGGGGCGGGCACCTGAATATATCCGCCTCAACGGCCGCGTGTTGGAAATGGTGCGTCATTTCGCTTCGGCCGGCAAACCCATTGCCGCTATCTGCCATGGCGCGCAGGTGCTCGCGGCGGCCGGGGTTCTGGAGGGCAGAAGCTGTTCGGCCTATCCGGCCGTGGGACCCGACGTGACGCGGGCCGGGGGCAAGTATATGGATATTGCCGTGGATCAGGCCCACGTCGACGGCAACTTGATCAGCGCCCCGGCCTGGCCCGCCCATCCCCAGTGGATGTCGAAATTTCTGGCTGCTTTGGGCACGCGCATCGAATTGTGA
- a CDS encoding acyl-CoA synthetase, translated as MGETFTIRNLADIEAIEKVPLLERVTEKSTYELISKGAAINPDATAMSFILDGERFQEPIRVTYGQFMAKIRQTANMLADWGVGPTDVVTYLLPNLPQTHFVLWGAETAGIANPINPMLEADTIKEICQAAGTKVLVALGDMPGVDIWPKVEQIRKSIPSLEKVLRVMGPTDEAEGIFSYEETVERYAGDRLTFDRQIAPDDIASLYHTGGTTGRPKLARRSHFNEVALSWGLKAAAELQPGEAVMVGLPLFHCNGTCVTGLLPFSLGGEVVILSPSGYRNPSIMKNFYKIVEYYKPVFFSCVPTVLSVLLDIPVGDADISSLKYLICGAAPLSVELFRRFEAHSGMKILEGYGLTESTCASCVNPKDGERKIGSIGIRLPYQNVKVMILDADGRYLRDAEIDEIGSVCISGPTAFKGYVEEIHNRGLWVKEGWFNTGDMGRMDKDGFFWLTGRMKELIIRGGHNIDPATIEEPLYKMKGVNMVAAVGRPDAHAGEVPVAYVALAQDAGISENDIVQWAQSHIGERAAIPKAVYIVDQIPLTAVGKVFKPALRWDAIRRAYEQELAQLGDLAQSIEVRVSEDKVHGTLATIRIQAAAGADRAAIEAKVGELLARYTVRFGVEFV; from the coding sequence ATGGGGGAAACATTCACGATTCGCAATCTGGCCGACATCGAAGCGATCGAAAAGGTACCGTTGCTCGAACGGGTGACCGAAAAAAGCACCTATGAACTGATTAGTAAGGGCGCGGCGATCAATCCGGACGCCACGGCCATGAGCTTTATCCTGGACGGCGAGCGCTTTCAGGAGCCGATCCGGGTCACCTACGGCCAGTTTATGGCCAAGATCCGCCAGACGGCCAACATGCTGGCCGATTGGGGCGTGGGGCCGACCGATGTGGTCACCTACCTGCTGCCCAATCTGCCCCAGACCCATTTCGTGTTGTGGGGTGCGGAGACGGCCGGCATCGCCAACCCGATCAACCCCATGCTGGAGGCCGACACCATTAAGGAGATCTGCCAGGCCGCCGGCACCAAGGTCCTGGTCGCCCTGGGAGACATGCCGGGGGTCGATATCTGGCCCAAGGTCGAGCAGATCCGTAAATCCATACCGTCGCTGGAAAAGGTGTTGCGCGTCATGGGCCCCACGGACGAGGCCGAAGGGATTTTTTCTTACGAGGAGACAGTGGAGCGCTATGCGGGCGATCGCCTGACCTTCGATCGGCAGATCGCGCCCGACGATATCGCCTCCCTCTATCACACCGGCGGCACCACAGGCCGGCCCAAACTGGCCAGGCGCAGCCATTTCAACGAAGTGGCCCTCTCCTGGGGGCTCAAAGCCGCCGCCGAACTCCAGCCGGGCGAGGCGGTCATGGTGGGCCTGCCCCTGTTCCACTGCAACGGCACCTGCGTCACGGGCCTGCTGCCCTTTTCCCTGGGCGGCGAGGTGGTGATTCTCTCCCCGTCAGGCTATCGCAACCCCTCGATCATGAAGAATTTCTACAAGATCGTGGAATATTACAAACCCGTCTTCTTCTCCTGCGTGCCCACCGTGCTCTCGGTGCTGCTGGACATTCCCGTGGGCGATGCCGACATCTCCTCGCTCAAGTACCTGATCTGCGGGGCGGCGCCGCTGAGCGTCGAGCTGTTCCGGCGCTTCGAGGCCCATTCAGGCATGAAGATCCTGGAAGGCTACGGCCTCACCGAATCGACCTGCGCCTCGTGCGTCAACCCCAAGGACGGCGAGCGCAAGATCGGCAGCATCGGCATCCGGCTGCCCTATCAGAACGTCAAGGTGATGATCCTGGACGCCGACGGCCGCTACCTGCGCGACGCCGAGATCGACGAGATCGGCTCGGTCTGCATCAGCGGTCCCACGGCTTTCAAGGGTTACGTGGAAGAGATCCACAACCGCGGGCTGTGGGTCAAAGAGGGATGGTTCAACACCGGCGACATGGGGCGCATGGACAAGGATGGTTTCTTCTGGCTCACCGGCCGCATGAAGGAGCTGATCATCCGCGGTGGCCACAACATCGATCCGGCCACCATCGAAGAACCCCTGTACAAAATGAAGGGGGTCAACATGGTGGCGGCCGTGGGGCGCCCGGACGCCCACGCCGGCGAGGTGCCCGTGGCCTACGTGGCGCTGGCCCAGGATGCCGGGATCAGCGAGAACGACATCGTGCAGTGGGCCCAGAGCCACATCGGCGAGCGCGCCGCCATCCCCAAGGCGGTCTATATCGTGGATCAGATCCCCCTCACGGCCGTGGGCAAGGTCTTCAAACCGGCCCTACGCTGGGACGCCATCCGCCGGGCCTACGAGCAGGAGCTCGCCCAGCTGGGAGATCTCGCCCAATCCATCGAGGTGCGCGTGTCCGAAGACAAGGTGCACGGCACCCTGGCCACCATCCGCATCCAGGCCGCGGCCGGCGCCGACCGCGCGGCGATCGAGGCGAAGGTCGGGGAGTTGCTGGCGCGGTATACGGTTCGGTTTGGGGTTGAGTTTGTTTAA
- a CDS encoding porin, translating into MKQVCAKTLLVGAVCAAMVFAGINPACALEAKVSGQINQMVMYADDGDQSDVFITDNDASSTRVRITGSEQFGQVKVGMQFEIEAQRNASNRVTIDQDNDGAFEWNDRWFNVYFDTRFGMFEIGKGDTATNGTLEVDLSGTSVVTYSDINTTGGSLLWKNDDGTLFGGGVDIGDTRSNFDGILSRAERVRYNTPSFAGLTLSASAANGGAYDAALWYATEFGGNKLAAALGYANPQGQADTVDAQWGGSVSWLMPFGLNFTVAYGQRDFEASGRDEAVSYYAKLGYMFDIHAFSIEYGETKDLFAEGVDASNYGAAYVVKPWKPIELYAAYRIYMADVDGVGDPEDIHVAVAGTRIKF; encoded by the coding sequence ATGAAACAGGTTTGTGCAAAAACTCTATTGGTAGGCGCGGTCTGCGCGGCGATGGTGTTTGCCGGCATCAATCCGGCCTGCGCCCTGGAGGCCAAAGTGAGCGGGCAGATCAACCAGATGGTGATGTATGCGGATGATGGGGATCAGAGCGACGTCTTCATCACCGACAACGACGCCTCCTCGACCCGCGTGCGCATTACCGGCTCCGAGCAGTTCGGCCAGGTGAAGGTCGGTATGCAGTTCGAAATCGAGGCCCAGCGCAACGCATCCAATCGGGTGACCATCGATCAGGATAATGATGGTGCTTTCGAATGGAACGATCGTTGGTTCAATGTCTATTTCGACACCCGCTTCGGTATGTTCGAAATCGGGAAGGGCGACACCGCCACCAACGGCACCCTCGAAGTGGATCTCTCCGGCACCTCTGTGGTCACCTATTCGGACATCAACACCACGGGCGGATCGCTTCTGTGGAAAAATGACGACGGAACCTTGTTTGGAGGCGGTGTCGACATCGGCGATACACGAAGCAATTTTGACGGCATTCTTAGCCGTGCGGAACGCGTCCGCTACAACACCCCCAGCTTTGCAGGCCTTACGCTCTCCGCGAGTGCCGCTAACGGAGGTGCCTATGACGCCGCCCTGTGGTACGCGACCGAATTTGGCGGAAACAAACTGGCGGCTGCTTTAGGTTATGCCAACCCCCAAGGTCAGGCCGATACCGTGGATGCCCAGTGGGGTGGTTCGGTCTCCTGGTTGATGCCCTTCGGCCTGAACTTCACCGTGGCCTACGGCCAGCGTGACTTCGAAGCCAGCGGCCGGGATGAAGCGGTCAGCTACTATGCCAAACTCGGCTACATGTTCGACATCCATGCCTTCTCCATCGAATACGGCGAAACCAAAGACCTGTTTGCCGAGGGAGTTGACGCCTCGAACTATGGCGCCGCTTACGTTGTGAAGCCCTGGAAGCCGATCGAGCTGTATGCCGCCTATCGCATCTACATGGCGGACGTAGATGGCGTTGGCGACCCGGAAGACATCCACGTGGCCGTGGCCGGTACCCGCATCAAGTTCTAA
- a CDS encoding sensor histidine kinase has product MHRRHFKRFFHSVFFRLVAVIALAGILMTLTVMGGFYTLRRNMADAFRLNFAQYIHYLVQDIGDPPDRMRAQAISARTGMMIHFEGPDGSWTIPQGTPLPDFSSHRHLWHDSPKVQVGAGREGHFILVAHGGGRLIFWRLKSEAFERQAVKTLVMVCIVLMLILAAAYLYIRRVMQPVRWLTAAMDQYGDGNLGYRMPLRRSDEFQDLAASVNHMAERIQNLLASKEKLLLDVSHELRSPIARMKVAVELLDDETTRAGLREDLDEMEAMVTDILETARLRQSAAGLDLREVDMSELIRSVTAEFTGQTPAVEAATIEAAAVRVDPQKARTVLKNVIDNAVKYSGPESGPVKIAAGRDGTEYRITVQDHGIGIPPEDLDRVFEPFFRVDPSRSRATGGFGLGLSLCKAIMASHGGSIHIDSQPGQGSRVTILFPMLKTDPKME; this is encoded by the coding sequence ATGCATAGGCGGCATTTCAAGCGGTTCTTTCACTCGGTCTTCTTCCGTCTCGTGGCCGTCATCGCGTTGGCCGGCATCCTGATGACCCTGACCGTCATGGGCGGGTTCTACACCCTGCGCCGGAACATGGCCGACGCTTTCCGGCTCAACTTCGCCCAATATATCCACTACCTGGTGCAGGATATCGGCGACCCGCCCGACCGGATGAGGGCCCAGGCCATCTCGGCCCGCACCGGCATGATGATCCATTTCGAGGGGCCCGATGGAAGCTGGACCATTCCCCAGGGAACACCTCTGCCCGATTTCAGCTCTCATCGGCACCTGTGGCACGACAGCCCGAAGGTGCAGGTCGGGGCTGGCCGGGAAGGCCATTTTATCCTTGTGGCCCACGGCGGCGGCCGACTGATTTTCTGGCGATTGAAAAGCGAAGCCTTCGAACGCCAGGCGGTGAAAACCCTGGTCATGGTCTGCATCGTTTTGATGCTGATCCTCGCCGCCGCCTATCTCTACATCCGCCGGGTGATGCAGCCGGTGCGCTGGCTGACCGCCGCCATGGATCAATACGGAGATGGAAACCTGGGCTATCGCATGCCGCTGAGACGTTCGGATGAATTCCAGGACCTGGCCGCATCGGTCAACCATATGGCCGAGCGCATCCAGAACCTGCTCGCATCCAAAGAAAAACTGCTGCTCGACGTAAGCCACGAGTTACGCTCGCCCATCGCCCGCATGAAAGTGGCCGTCGAGTTGTTGGACGACGAGACAACCAGGGCCGGCTTGAGGGAAGATCTGGACGAGATGGAGGCCATGGTGACCGACATCCTGGAGACGGCCCGCCTGCGCCAATCGGCTGCAGGGCTCGACCTGCGGGAAGTGGATATGAGCGAACTTATCCGTTCGGTGACGGCCGAGTTCACCGGTCAAACCCCTGCTGTAGAAGCGGCAACCATCGAAGCGGCCGCAGTGCGCGTCGACCCGCAGAAGGCGCGCACGGTGCTGAAAAACGTCATTGACAACGCAGTCAAATACTCCGGCCCAGAGAGCGGCCCGGTGAAAATCGCGGCCGGCCGGGACGGGACGGAGTATCGCATCACGGTTCAGGACCACGGCATCGGCATTCCACCGGAAGATCTGGACCGTGTTTTCGAACCCTTTTTTCGTGTCGATCCCTCGCGATCCCGCGCCACCGGCGGTTTCGGGCTGGGGCTCAGCCTGTGCAAGGCGATCATGGCGTCACACGGCGGCAGCATCCACATCGACAGCCAACCGGGCCAAGGCAGCCGGGTGACGATCCTGTTCCCCATGCTGAAAACAGATCCAAAAATGGAATAA
- a CDS encoding response regulator gives MNTTLLIIDDDEKLNRLLVKYLEGFGFRLLAAAHPGKGMELLKQKAPDLVILDVMLPDTNGFEVCKQIRASSSVPIIMLTARGDLMDRVVGLELGADDYLPKPFEPRELVARIQSVLRRTRQAPDNRLLERGRLTIDLGRRQAMIDGAQIALTTNEFNALSLLASHPGRVLDRDDILQELRGMDSEAFNRTVDITISRLRQKLGDDPRAPRFIKTVWGAGYVFVGGDAQDA, from the coding sequence GTGAACACGACCCTGCTGATCATCGACGACGACGAAAAACTCAACCGCTTGCTGGTCAAGTATCTGGAAGGGTTTGGATTCAGGCTGCTGGCGGCCGCCCACCCGGGAAAGGGAATGGAGCTGCTCAAGCAGAAGGCACCCGACCTGGTCATCCTGGACGTGATGCTGCCGGATACCAATGGGTTCGAGGTGTGCAAACAGATTCGTGCGTCGAGCAGCGTGCCCATCATCATGCTGACCGCACGTGGAGATCTGATGGACAGGGTCGTGGGCCTCGAGCTGGGGGCCGACGACTACCTGCCCAAGCCCTTCGAACCACGCGAACTGGTGGCCCGGATCCAGTCGGTGCTGCGCCGCACGCGCCAGGCGCCGGATAACCGCCTGCTCGAGCGCGGACGCCTGACCATCGACCTGGGCCGGCGCCAGGCGATGATCGATGGCGCCCAGATCGCTCTGACCACCAACGAATTCAATGCGCTGTCTCTTTTGGCCAGCCATCCGGGCCGGGTTCTGGATCGCGATGACATCCTGCAGGAGCTGCGCGGCATGGACAGCGAGGCCTTCAATCGTACTGTGGATATTACCATCAGCCGGTTGCGACAGAAACTGGGCGACGATCCGCGCGCTCCCCGGTTCATCAAAACCGTATGGGGCGCGGGCTATGTTTTCGTGGGAGGCGATGCCCAGGATGCATAG
- the arfB gene encoding alternative ribosome rescue aminoacyl-tRNA hydrolase ArfB has protein sequence MLPITDTVAIPLGEIDIEAIRAQGAGGQNVNKVASAVHLRFDIPASSLPEPFKERLLKLNDQRITREGVVVIKAQEFRSQEKNRAAALARLQQLIRRAVVTPKRRRPTRPSLKARQKRVDQKVRRGRIKALRTKFEME, from the coding sequence CATCACCGACACAGTGGCCATCCCCCTCGGGGAAATCGACATCGAGGCCATCCGCGCCCAGGGGGCCGGCGGCCAGAATGTGAACAAGGTGGCCTCGGCCGTCCATCTGCGATTCGATATTCCGGCATCCTCCCTGCCCGAGCCGTTCAAGGAGCGCCTGCTCAAACTGAACGACCAGCGCATCACCCGGGAAGGGGTGGTGGTGATCAAGGCCCAGGAGTTCCGCAGCCAGGAGAAAAACCGTGCCGCGGCCCTGGCCCGCCTCCAGCAACTGATCCGCAGGGCGGTCGTCACCCCCAAACGGCGACGGCCCACCCGACCGAGCCTCAAGGCCAGGCAAAAACGGGTGGACCAGAAGGTCCGCCGTGGGCGCATCAAGGCGCTGCGGACCAAATTCGAAATGGAATAG
- a CDS encoding NADH:flavin oxidoreductase/NADH oxidase: MSRLFTPLQIRSITFKNRIFVSPMCQYSCRDGMPNEWHLVHLGSRAVGGAALVIVEATGVSPEGRISPWDCGLWNDRQVEAFRPMTAFIKSQNCVPGIQLAHAGRKASTDVPWRGGGTVALNDGGWQPIAPSPLPFSNASPMPREMTTEEIQQVVDQFAEAATRALAAGFEVLELHMAHGYLLHEFLSPLSNRRTDRFGGDLENRMRLPLMVAEAARQQWPAHLPLFVRISCTDWVDGGWDLDQSIQFCRRLKPMGIDLIDCSSAALVPHAKIPVAPGFQVPLAAAIRKEADIATGTVGLITQPVQAEQILATGQADAVLLGREMLRQPYWPLKAARELGQDIDWPDQYARAKV; this comes from the coding sequence ATGAGCCGACTCTTTACCCCATTGCAAATAAGATCCATCACCTTCAAGAACCGCATCTTCGTCTCGCCCATGTGCCAGTACTCCTGCAGGGACGGGATGCCCAACGAGTGGCACCTGGTCCACCTGGGCAGCCGGGCCGTGGGAGGCGCGGCCCTGGTCATCGTCGAAGCGACCGGCGTAAGCCCCGAGGGGCGCATCTCACCATGGGATTGCGGCTTGTGGAACGATCGGCAGGTCGAAGCCTTCAGACCCATGACCGCGTTCATCAAATCCCAAAATTGCGTGCCCGGCATCCAACTGGCCCACGCCGGGCGCAAGGCCTCCACCGATGTGCCCTGGCGCGGCGGTGGAACGGTCGCCTTAAACGACGGCGGTTGGCAACCCATCGCGCCCAGCCCCCTGCCCTTCAGCAACGCCTCGCCCATGCCGCGGGAGATGACCACCGAAGAGATCCAACAGGTCGTGGATCAATTCGCCGAAGCCGCCACCCGGGCCCTGGCCGCCGGCTTCGAGGTGCTGGAACTGCACATGGCCCACGGCTACCTGCTGCACGAATTCCTGTCGCCGCTCTCCAACCGCCGCACCGACCGCTTCGGCGGCGACCTGGAAAATCGCATGCGCCTGCCGCTGATGGTGGCCGAGGCCGCCCGCCAACAGTGGCCGGCGCACCTGCCGCTCTTCGTGCGCATCTCCTGCACCGACTGGGTGGACGGCGGCTGGGACCTGGACCAGTCGATCCAATTCTGCCGGCGGCTCAAGCCCATGGGCATCGATCTCATCGACTGCTCCAGCGCCGCCTTGGTGCCCCATGCCAAAATCCCGGTCGCGCCGGGCTTCCAGGTGCCTCTGGCGGCCGCCATCCGCAAAGAGGCCGACATCGCCACCGGTACCGTCGGCCTCATCACCCAGCCGGTGCAGGCCGAACAGATCCTGGCCACGGGGCAGGCCGATGCCGTGCTGCTGGGCCGCGAAATGCTGCGCCAGCCTTACTGGCCCTTGAAGGCCGCCCGGGAGTTGGGCCAGGACATCGACTGGCCCGACCAGTACGCCCGCGCCAAGGTTTAG
- a CDS encoding Spy/CpxP family protein refolding chaperone — MKKRHMVYGGMVVALAGIILTGAAYGYHHFYSPEERIAHLTDKIVRELELDEPQQQLLQEIAAAFKEKIVELHTGREQAHRQVIALVGQERITEEEVAALMAQHREKFDRMAAFAASQFVRFHAALSDEQRGLLVQAMEKHASSRGGCRLWWDAR; from the coding sequence ATGAAAAAACGTCACATGGTTTACGGCGGCATGGTCGTCGCGCTGGCCGGCATCATTCTCACCGGCGCAGCCTATGGCTACCACCATTTCTATTCACCTGAGGAGCGCATCGCCCATTTGACCGACAAGATCGTCCGGGAACTCGAGCTGGACGAGCCACAGCAACAGCTCCTGCAGGAGATCGCCGCCGCGTTCAAGGAAAAAATCGTCGAGCTGCACACCGGACGCGAGCAGGCCCATCGTCAGGTGATCGCCCTGGTCGGACAGGAGCGTATCACCGAAGAGGAGGTAGCGGCGTTGATGGCGCAGCACCGCGAAAAATTCGACCGCATGGCCGCCTTTGCCGCCAGCCAGTTCGTGCGTTTTCATGCCGCCCTGTCCGACGAACAGCGCGGGCTGCTGGTGCAGGCCATGGAAAAGCACGCCTCGAGCCGTGGCGGTTGCCGCTTGTGGTGGGACGCCAGATAG
- the proX gene encoding glycine betaine/L-proline ABC transporter substrate-binding protein ProX, which translates to MRKFISIWTVLFVGAALAMMPGPVFAKQMKPGKGIKVQPARATWSTGFFNEALVRRGLTELGYDVKQPKDLQNPIFYKSVVLGDVDYWANGWFPLHDEQLPKDFNEKAEVVGYIAKSGGLQGYLVSKKEIEKFKIKSLDDFKRDDVKKAFDSNGDGKADLTACPPGWGCEKAIAHHLDIYGLEDDINPIKAGYEAAMASAIGNYKSGGPVFFYTWTPNWTTYKLKPGEDVMWINVPERDDADKAVSGLEGAVSDPIHMGFEANDIQIVANKKFLADNPAARKFFEVFSLKLADINEQNARMNEGEKSQKDIERHVDEWIAKNQAQWNGWIEAARNAAK; encoded by the coding sequence ATGCGCAAGTTTATCTCAATATGGACCGTGTTGTTTGTCGGGGCCGCTCTGGCCATGATGCCGGGGCCGGTATTCGCCAAGCAGATGAAACCGGGCAAAGGGATCAAGGTTCAACCGGCGCGGGCCACGTGGAGCACCGGCTTTTTCAATGAAGCCCTGGTGCGCCGGGGACTCACGGAGCTGGGGTACGATGTCAAGCAGCCCAAAGACCTTCAGAATCCCATCTTCTACAAGTCGGTCGTGTTAGGCGATGTGGACTACTGGGCCAATGGCTGGTTTCCCCTGCACGACGAACAGCTGCCCAAGGATTTCAACGAAAAGGCCGAGGTGGTCGGGTACATCGCCAAGTCCGGCGGACTTCAGGGATACCTCGTCTCCAAGAAGGAGATCGAGAAGTTCAAGATCAAGTCCCTCGACGATTTCAAACGCGACGATGTCAAAAAGGCCTTTGACAGCAACGGCGACGGCAAGGCCGACCTGACGGCCTGCCCGCCGGGTTGGGGGTGTGAAAAGGCCATCGCCCATCATCTGGACATCTACGGCCTCGAGGATGACATCAATCCCATCAAGGCCGGTTACGAGGCGGCCATGGCCTCGGCCATCGGCAACTACAAGTCCGGAGGCCCCGTCTTCTTCTACACCTGGACGCCCAACTGGACCACATACAAACTCAAGCCGGGCGAGGATGTGATGTGGATCAATGTGCCGGAAAGGGACGACGCCGACAAGGCCGTTTCCGGACTCGAAGGTGCGGTGAGCGATCCCATCCATATGGGATTCGAGGCCAACGACATCCAGATCGTGGCCAACAAGAAGTTTCTGGCCGACAATCCGGCGGCTCGGAAGTTCTTCGAGGTGTTCAGCCTGAAGCTGGCGGATATCAACGAGCAGAATGCGCGCATGAACGAAGGGGAGAAATCCCAGAAAGACATCGAACGTCACGTGGACGAGTGGATCGCCAAGAACCAGGCCCAGTGGAACGGTTGGATCGAGGCGGCCCGTAACGCAGCGAAGTAG